The Mesorhizobium sp. AR02 genomic interval CACGCCGGTACGTTTCGTCAGTGTCTTCTACACACACATAGAGGAAAGCCGGCATTGCTTCGCGTTCGCCATCGCCGCTGACCATCACGATAGAGTCGCCAATCTTCATCTCTGCCGGCGCCTCAGTCCGGTACTCGCCGGTCGCGTCGAATACGGTTTTGAGAAATTCGACCAAGCCCCTGACGTCGTCGGTGACGATTCTCGGCGTGACGCTGCGCCAGCCATCGGGCTGAAATTTGACCATTTGCTCAGCCTATCAGTCAACCACGACAGTTGCATGAGGGGCGAGGGGTTAGCCATGCTACGCCTCGTAGGCTCTGCACGTTACCGACCGATCGGCGCGGTTGGCGCTGCAGTCGTTCCTCGAGGGATCCTAAGCTTTCTGCCGCAAGTCGAACAAGACCGCGTGCTCGGGCTATAGGGCCAGGTTCGGTCCTCAGGGCACTTACCCACGAAGGAACAGATGAACTTCCTGACCGGGATGTTCGGTGGCCGGGTAGGGAGACCCATTGGCCGTGAAACCGCGAGCCGGCAAGATTCGCCGCATGGCGGCATTATTGCTGTGTGTTGTAGCGAACACGGCTGATCCGCTTGCGAATGACAGCGCCGCGTCGACGAGACGCCAGCCCAATTTATGACGGCGATGGCTTTCTGCGACGACCACATACCCTAGTTCGACTGGGTAGGCGGCGGCGTCCGCATTTGATTTCGACTTGGCAAAGACGGCGGTTCGATAGTCCGGCTCTGGATTTTTAATCGCCGCAGTTCCGACCAGCTTCTTACCGTCATAGAGCATGACTAGGCCCCGCGCACCCTTGATGCGTTCAAGCAGCCCATGGTGGGAAACTTCGCCCTCCGAAACAACCAACTTGACAAAGGCATCGAGTTCTTTGTCGGAATATCCATGCGGGGGCCTGGCGGTCAACGAACTGAGATGTTGCATTGCTTGAGCATAGGTCACTCAGATTGAGGTCGCAAATTCATCGACACGGGCGGGCCGAGAGCGAGGCAATTTTCAGGCGTGAATTGCGCGCCGGCGCTCGCGGTCTCTCTCGGCGAGGCCCTCCGCGCCGCCGGGCTGCCCTAGTAACGGTGCAATTTACGATGCTTGCACAATCGGACAGCAGCGAACGTCTCCTTGTGGGCGCATGCACGAACCCGCTTCGCGGGAGGGTCGCCTCGACCTGAGATGGCGCGACAGGCATTTGACTTGAGCGGGTAGAGGCGTCGATCTGACCATGGAGTTCCCTGCAACGAGGAACTCGCCATGGCTACCCTGTCGACCGATGCACCAATCTCTCCGCTTCGCCAGCGCATGCAGCACGACATGCTCATGCGTGGCCTGGGCTCCCATACCCAGCAGGACTACGTTCGTCACGTCCGGCGCTTCGCTGTGTTCCTTGGCCGCTCGCCGGACACTGCGACGGCTGAGGACATCCGCCGATTCCAGCTGCATCAGCATGAGAGCGGCGTCGGCCCTGCGACGATCAATGGCGCGGTCTCGGCATTGCGGTTCCTGTTCCTCGTGACGCTGAAGCGGCGGGATCTGGCGCGCGCGCTGGTGATTATGAGGTATCAGCGCAAGCTGCCCGACGTGCTGAGCGTGGAGGAAGCGGCGCGGCTGCTCGAAGCGGCGCCGGGCATCAAGTACAAGGCCGCGCTCGGTGTCGCCTATGGCGCTGGTCTGCGCGTGTCCGAGGTCGCGCACCTCAAGGTCGACGACATCGATAGCACACGCATGCTGATCCGCGTTGAACAGGGCAAGGGACGCAGGGACCGCAACGCCATGCTCTCGCCGCAACTTCTGGAACTGCTGCGGCTGTGGTGGCGCGAAGGCAGGCGGCGCGGGGTGATGCTCCCGCATGGCTGGCTGTTCCCAGGGCGCAGCTGCACGGCGCCGATCTCGTCGCGGCAACTGCATCGCGCGGTCCAGGAAGCAGCCGAAGTCGCCGGCATCCGCAAGCGCGTCAGCCCGCACACGCTGCGCCACAGCTTCGCCACTCATCTGCTCGAACAGGATGTCGACATCCGCGTCATCCAGGTGCTGCTTGGCCACAGCAAGCTCGATACCACCGCGCTCTACACCAAGGTCTCGACGCGGACGATCCATGCGGTCGCAGGGCCGCTCGACCGGCTGATGGCGCTGATGGAACACAAGACGCCGCCCGGCTGAGCCGTGCGCACCTCTGTCGAGGTCGCCGACATCTTCCGTGCTGCCGGCCCCGCCTATCGGGCCGCCCATGCAGGTCACCTGAGCCTCATCCAGCTCAAGGTGATGTCGGCGATCGAGCATTGCCGCACCGCGGCGCTCGGCGGTCACGTCGAGGCCTGCGAGGACTGCGGCCAATGGCGGATCGCCTATAACAGCTGCCGCAACCGGCACTGTCCCAGGTGCCAGGGCGCGGCCGCGCGTACATGGCTCGCCGAGCGCGAAGCCGACCTGCTGCCAGTCGGCTACTTCCACGTCGTGTTCACGCTGCCCGCCGAGGTCGCCGTCATCGCGTTCCACAACAAGGCGCTGGTCTATGACCTGCTGTTCAAGGCGGCATCGGAGACGATGCTGGCGATCGCGGCGGATCCCAAGCACCTCGGCGCGCGCATCGGCATCACCGCCGTGCTCCACACATGGGGCTCGGCAATGACGCACCATCCTCATGTCCACATGATCGTGCCGGGCGGCGGCATCACGCCGGACGCGTCACGCTGGATATCGTCGCGGCCGGCCTTCCTTCTCCCAGTCAGAGTGCTGGGCAAGCTGTTCCGCCGTCTGTTCCTGACCCGACTGGTCGCGCTGCACGACGCCGGTCGGCTCGCCTTCTTCGGATCGGCGGCGCACCTCGCCGATCGTCGGGCCTTCCTACGCCACCTGGCTCCCGTCAAGAAGAAGCGCTGGGTGGTCTACGCCAAGCCGCCCTTCGCCGGTCCCGGGGCGGTGCTCGCCTATCTGTCGCGCTATACCCACCGGGTTGCGATCTCGAACCGCCGCCTGATCGCCTTCGAAGAGGCTGGGGTCACCTTCCGCTACAAGGATTATCGCCGCGACGGCACCGACCGGCAGCAGGTCATGACGCTCGCCACAGATGAGTTCATCCGCCGCTTCCTGCTCCACGTCCTGCCGCGCGGCTTCCATCGCATCCGACATTATGGCCTGCTCGCCGGCTCCGCCCACAAGGCCAGCCTCGCACGCGCCCGCGAACTGCTGGGCGTCGCTGCCCCGTCCGATGACCACACACCCGAACCAGAGGACTTCCGGCCGCCATGCTCCTGCTGTGGCGGACGCATGATCGTCATCGAGGTGTTCGAACGGTGGAGGAGGCAGCCGCGCGGACCTCCGAACGCATCGGCACCGATCCGGGAGACCGCTCCATGACCCGGCATGGTCTGATTCAGCCTCCAGCCACAGGCGCTCAACGGTTGTGTGCGTCAAGTTCTGCAAAAAGGGGCGGCCATAGTGCTGGTCATGCGGCTTGGCGTAGAGCGAGCTTTTTGTGCTCGCGCAGGTCGTCCATGTTGATGTAGCGGTTGGCCTCCATCCAGTTTTCGTTGGTCTCGACAGCCAAGGCCCTGACAAGGCGCAGGCAGCTTTCGGCGTTGGGGAAGATGCGTACGACATAGGTGCGCCGGCGGATTTCCTCGTTGAGGCGCTCGAGCATGTTGGTGGACTTGAGATGCTTGTGGTGCTGTCTCGGCAGCCTGAAGAAGGTCAGAGTTTGTTCGATGGCATCTTCGGCCCAGCCTGTCAGGCGCGGATAGCGAGGTGACCATTTGGCAAGCCATGCGGCGAGATCGGCCCTGGCCTCGGCGAGATCGCGTCGGTCGTAGAGCCAGCGCAGCTCCTGCAGGCAGTCATCGCCGTGCTTGCGCGGCAGATGATCGAGCGCGTTCCTGAGGAAGTGCACGTAGCAGCGTTGCCAGGGGCGGCTTCCGGGATCACCTCGCCGATCGCCGCCACCAGGCCGGCGTGATCGTCGGACACGACCAATTCGACGCCCTTGAGGCCGCGCGCCTTCAGTGAGACGAGAAAGTCTTTCCAGGCCGAACGGCTCTCGCGATTGGCCATCTCCACAGCCAGGATCTGGCGCCGGCCGTCCCAGTCGATGCCGACCGCGATCAGCACCGCCTGGCTCATGACGACGCCGGCTTCACGCACTTTCTCGTAGCGCGCATCGAGGATGAGGTAAGCAAACGGCTCTTGAAGGGGACGCCTGGCAAAGGCAGCGAGGCTCTCGTCCAGCCGCTTGTTGATGGCCGAGATCGACGAGGCCGAGAAAGCATGGCCGCACAGCTCTTCGGTGATCGCCTTCACCTTGCGGGTCGACACGCCCTGCACATACATCTCGGCCAGCGTCGCCACCAAAGCCCGTTCCGAACGCTGATAGCGCTCAAACAACTCGGTCGAGAAGCGCCCCGAGCGGTCCTGCGGAACCCGCAGCTCAAGCTTGCCGACGCGCGTCACAAGGGTGCGGCCATAGTAACCCGAGCGATAGCCAAGCCGCTCGGGCGTGCGTTCGCCCTTCGAAGCACTCAGCGCCTCATCCATCTCGGCCTCGAGCACCTCCTGCATCACCGCACGGATCACTTCGTGAAGTCCGTCCGGGTTCGAAAGCAGAATGTCTTTGACGGAGGCGCTGGCGGTCTTACTTTCAATCTTGGTCATGGTGGCGTTCCTTCGCGGGAATCGGTGACGTGAACAATCACCAGCCTGCCATGACCGCCCCTCTCTCAGCGAATTTGCAGAACTCTCAGCACACTACCCGCTCAACCTGCGGCGACGGACCCACGCGCGCCCATGGTGCTCAGCGAGGCCCGCAGGGCCCCGTCCGCCTGCGCGCAGAGGCTACAAGGCTGTGCGGAGGCTTCACTGAGCGGTCCGTCCGTGTCCACCGCGTCGCCTAACGGGGGCGGTCACGCCGTCGCCGACATCAGCCGCAAACTAAAATCCCCATAGCCATCAACTGTGGCCCGCGGGTTCCTGCATGAGAGGCTTTCGTACGCCTCTCGGCACCCGAAACCCTTCAGCATCACGGTCACCGGTCCTTTGATCCGAAGGTCTGCTTTCCAGCCCTTGCAGACGGTCAGACTAGTTCTGTGCAAGAGCCGACTGAAAGTCCTTGGTGTTGTTGCGATTGGGATAGGACTGGTCCGGCACCGGCACACCGAGATGCAGGCAGAGCGGCTTCCACCCATCTCCCAGATTGTGGACCAGCAGCCGACCCGGCGGCACTGTCGCAATGACCGCCCTTACATTGGCCTCGTAGACGGCTATGGCATTGGCGCGATCGTGCGGCCGGCCGCCGAAGACCTGCCTGGAGATCAACGCAAGACCCAGTGACTCCTGATCCGTGCTCTGGCTGATGCCTGCCAGGATCGTTTTCTCGAAGCTTTTCCACCAGCTTTCCGGCGATCGGTATGTCAGGATGACCCGGGCGTCTGGATAGAACTCAATCAGGTCACGCCAATAGTGCGCCGAGGGCCAATCGATGCAGGACGCGTAGCCCGCAAACAGCTGGTTCCAGTCTGGTGCCGCGCCCTGCGCCAGCGCACGCCAAAGCCGCTTCTGGTCTTCATTGGCCATGACTTCGGACATGTGGTGACAGGGGCCGAAGCCAAGGATCGTCAGCGCCTCGCGCATCGAATCCGTTCCTGTCCGGCCAAAGCCCGTTCCGATTACCCTTATCGCCATTGTCCCCCCGTTCAGGCCTACAGCCAGATCAGTCGCTTGCGAGCACCATCCGCAGGCGGTTTCCCTCAGGGTCGGAGAGGTCCAGCGCCCCGTCCGTTTGCAGCGAGGGCACCTGCGCATCGCCGAGACGTCGCGCGGCGGCCGCGAGGTCTTCCCGGGTGGGAAGCACGACGGTAAAATGCTCCAGACCTGCCGCGCCGAGCGGTGGCTCCTTCAGCTCGTCGCGAGCCCAGATGTTGAACGCCACCATGTGTGTGCGTTCCTCGGTGCCGCAGTCGAACAGGCCAAACGTTGCTGACTGGATATGTGGCCTGAAGCCAAGCACACCGAGGTAGAACGCCATCAGCGTTTCGGGCGACCGTGCGCGCATATGAATGTGACCGATGAAGGTATCCGCCGCCAGCGGAACTTTGACACGGTCCGCCGGGTCGAGCTCCTGCAGCAATCGATCGATATCCGGAGGTTCAAGCCCGGAATGCCTTGTGCCGTCCTTGGCGACAAGCGAAACACCGCCGTCAGCCATCTCTTCCCTGGACGCGAAGCGCCCGGGTGTGTCGAAGCAGATCTCGATCCCGTTGCCGGAAGGGTCGGAAACGTAAAGGGATTCCGAGATCAGGTGATCCTGGGCGCTGTGCCTCAGGCCGGAGGCCCGCAGCCGGGCGACGACTCGGGCCAATTCCTTGCGTGTCGTGACATGGATGGCGACATGAAAAAGATCGCGGGACTTTGACGGCAGGATGGTTGTCGCCCCGGCGTGCAGCACAATGAGGATCTTGCCGTCGACGCCGAGTTCGGCGATCCCGCCGTCCCTGGTCAGGGTCGAGAGGCCGACCACGTCACGCCAGACCGGTAAGGCGGCTGGAATGTCGACGACGCGCAGATGAACCGGGCCGAGACGGGTGGTGCTGGCCAGAATTTCTTGGCTCTTCATCGGCCGTTGTCTCCCTGCAGCGCTGGAACATTAGCTGCGAAAGATATGCCTGTCTTGCGCATAGTTCGGGTCGACCGCTCCCGGGCGCGTATCCGCCTGTGGTAGCCGGGTCGTTGCCGCCCCTGCTGTCATTTTGCGATAGCCGGCGGATGGGGGGAGCAGATGGACAAGGCAAGCGCGGAGCACCGCTACGAGGACTGGGACAAGCTCAACGCGGAGCAGGATGCGCTCGGCGCCTTCGAGCCCGTCATGACGCATTCCTTCGGAATTGATCCGCAGGACGGCCGGCCCGTGATGTTCCACTCTCAGATGATCTGCGACCTAGCGACCGTCGTCGACATCGGTGAGTCGTGACCGCCGAGCCTAAGCACATATTGAGGCCGACCGCTGGCTCTCCGCCCCAATGCCGCATCGTGGAGGTGGTGCGTCGCTACCGCGTAGGGTGGTCGTGGCATGAGTGCCGATGTCCGCTTGGGTCAAAGTCGACATTCAGCCGGCAGGCAAATCAAGCTAACAGAGTAGCCGAGAATTTCGTCCAGTTCAGATCGCCACCCTGCACTGGTGGCTCTGAATCAGGCGCTTCTGCAAACCGTGAAGGAAGTCCCCAGACCGCCCCTTGGATCTTGTAGGCTTTACAGGACCGGTGAAGCCGCCCCTACGGTTGGGTAGCGACTGCGCGAGACCGGATGGCCATCGCTAGCTCTCCGCATGGCTAAAGACCACAGCGCCGTTGTCGTTACGAACTTCAACGGCGACGATTCCATCGTCACCTTTTCGGGTCTGGAACATCGAGATTGCATGGTCTTTCGCAGTCTTCTCGGCGTCGAACGTCTCCTTGTCGACGATGCCCTGTCTTCCGTACCAGATGACAGTGAAGGCCATTTTTGGTCGTTCCTTTGCGCCAAGCATACAGGAATTCAGGGCGGTAGGGGATGAAAGCACGGTGCCACATTCAAGCATTGGCGCTCCACAGGGCCGGTGAACTAGCCGCATCTGGACTCCAAACGGCAAGAGGTCGCATTCTGCCCTGGGGGAAGAGGGGCGTGGACAAGCACCCCTACGACAACCGCTCTGGACAGTGGCGCAAGGGTACCGCCGGCAAACGCCGTCGTCGTTCTGGCAACCCGTCGTGGTGGGGCCCATCTTTGCGGGCGGCGCATTCCTGCCCGGCTTGCTGACCCTTGAAATCGGCCCAACTCTCGTAAGCTGCAACATCAAGGGCAATATCAGCTACAACACAGGCGAGCGTTCCTACCATGTTCCCCGGACAGGAATACTACTGGCAGACACGTATAAGCCTTTGGAAGGGGGAGCGGTGGTTTTGCTCTGAAGCGGCCGCCCGCAAAGCTGGCTGGCGGAAATCGAGACTGTAGTGGCATAATTGGCCGGGCTTAACAGTCCGGCCTTTCTATTGAGCATATGAGCCCAGTACGAAGACGCCATGTGGCGCGCTCGCCCAGTGTTACGACGCTGAGCTGACGATCCACATACAACGCCAGTTGCGAAGCGTCTCTTCGCTCAGCTGTCCGCGGTAGTGAGCGATGACGTCTTAAAGAGTGAGGTAGTTCGAGTCAGACACGGGGCGCTATTGCGTTGATGGAGTTCTTGATCGGCGACCGCCCTTGGCTACCAAGCGCAACGAACGCCGGCGGAAGAAAGAGGCGGCTTAAGGAAGTGACTTGGCTAGATCAACCGATGTCGCTCCTTAGATTCGTCTGCCCGTCGCCTCGTGCCATTGGTGTCAGTGGTTTTAGCTCGATGCGCCGCGTCGCTTTGAGCCCGATCTGTGTTCTTCTTCCTTCCGCTAGCGCCGCCTTCATTCTCCCACCGCTCGATCGCCCTCCGTTCGAGCGCCTTACGCGTCTTTAGCACGTCGAACTCAATGCCGACGCCAGCCGATAGAGCTTCGCTCGCGATGGCGTCGGCAAGATCGGCGTCGGAGATTTCCAGTTCAGGAAAGATCTGTCTTATTGCTGCTAGGGCTTCCGAGAGAGCAAATGATTTCGGGTCTCTTTGGACCTCGTTGAGGAAGGCGCTAATTGCGGCGCGCACTTCAGGCTGAATTCGGTGAGTCGGGTCCGCGCTATTCATGGCGATTCTCCCTGGCAATCGTCTTAACGGTGCATACACGTTGAGGGTTCCCTCACGCGCGCGGGCAGCAGTATCCGCGGGTATGAGTGGTTGGCCGCATTCACCGTGGCATTTATTCGCCTAGTTCTCCCGCCATTCGCGCAGGACGAGCTGATGACGATGTGGAAGATTGGGCGCGATGTCGTCGGCAATATGTACCATTGGAACGGCCGGCTTCTGCCGGTCGAGGATCTGTGCGCCCTGGCACGCGAACATGACATCATCACCGTGGTCGACGGAGCGCAGACCTTCGCCCAGATGCCGCTCAGCTTCCGAAAGCTCGACTGCGACATCTTTGTGACGAGCTTGCATAAATGGCTCGGCGCGCCGGCGGGCAACGGCATGTTAGTTGTCAGGGAAGGAAGAAAAAGGAATTGACCTGCGGGCTGTCGCGCGTGTTCTGTAAAAAGGTTGGATCGGATGCAACATCGCGTCCAGGATATTCTAGTCCTCTTCGAGCCGACCACCAGGGAAAGCTGGGGCGCTAATGGCAAGCAAAGATGGGCAAAATCAGAGTGACCCGCGTTGGCATGGGCCTTAGGACCAAGACAAGACGGCCGGTGCCGTGTCCTTCGCCATCGACGAGGCTTAGCTGTTTCCGGTTTGCTCCACCTGCTTCAATGCCCGGCGAATTTCTCCATCAGGCTAGGCACAGGGCTCTCCTGTCGGCTCTCAAGTGGGGTCGCCAGACGGGTAAGCAGGGGTCGGCGACTTGGGGTCACAGGGGGCTGCAATCCCCCTTAAAACGGGTCCCAGACTGCCACAATATCCGGGAGCTCGACAAGTAAAAAAAGTCGATGATTCAATGTGTAACAGCGTGATCCTACGTGATAGAAATAGGACGGGTGGGATGGTTGTGGACCAGGATTATCGTGCTGTTTTGGTTCGAGACGAATTCTCCATTCAGATGCCCATCATTAGTGAATCTCGGTGTGTCGGTGGCTGCGCCTCCATGATTTGAATCTGCGGTGGCCAGCAGACGTCGAGGCTGAGGGGCGGTAGCCGGCCGCCGCCCTTAGTTCCGTGCGTCAAACAAACGGGCAGGCGTGTCCGGAGTCTGAAGGTCCACGAAATTCGCCGTACTTATTTCGCAAATATTTCGCAAAAAAAGTACGGCGTCGATTCGCTAAGCACTTGAAAACGTTGGTGATCCCGACAGGAATCGAACCTGTGACCTACAGATTAGGAATCTGCCGCTCTATCCTACTGAGCTACGGGACCACGCGGCCTGACACATAGCCGCTTCGGATCGTTTCGCCAAGAGGCCGGCCGCATGCAATCGGCCAGCCTTTTGTGCGGCGCTCGTCAGGCGGCCAGCGCGGTTTCCGCCAGCTTCACCCAGTAGCTCATGCCGT includes:
- a CDS encoding sulfotransferase family protein is translated as MREALTILGFGPCHHMSEVMANEDQKRLWRALAQGAAPDWNQLFAGYASCIDWPSAHYWRDLIEFYPDARVILTYRSPESWWKSFEKTILAGISQSTDQESLGLALISRQVFGGRPHDRANAIAVYEANVRAVIATVPPGRLLVHNLGDGWKPLCLHLGVPVPDQSYPNRNNTKDFQSALAQN
- a CDS encoding VOC family protein, translating into MVKFQPDGWRSVTPRIVTDDVRGLVEFLKTVFDATGEYRTEAPAEMKIGDSIVMVSGDGEREAMPAFLYVCVEDTDETYRRAIGAGGESIEEPKDTPYGDRRAMMQDAWGNRWQIATHREDLSVNEI
- a CDS encoding tyrosine-type recombinase/integrase; this encodes MATLSTDAPISPLRQRMQHDMLMRGLGSHTQQDYVRHVRRFAVFLGRSPDTATAEDIRRFQLHQHESGVGPATINGAVSALRFLFLVTLKRRDLARALVIMRYQRKLPDVLSVEEAARLLEAAPGIKYKAALGVAYGAGLRVSEVAHLKVDDIDSTRMLIRVEQGKGRRDRNAMLSPQLLELLRLWWREGRRRGVMLPHGWLFPGRSCTAPISSRQLHRAVQEAAEVAGIRKRVSPHTLRHSFATHLLEQDVDIRVIQVLLGHSKLDTTALYTKVSTRTIHAVAGPLDRLMALMEHKTPPG
- a CDS encoding VOC family protein; amino-acid sequence: MKSQEILASTTRLGPVHLRVVDIPAALPVWRDVVGLSTLTRDGGIAELGVDGKILIVLHAGATTILPSKSRDLFHVAIHVTTRKELARVVARLRASGLRHSAQDHLISESLYVSDPSGNGIEICFDTPGRFASREEMADGGVSLVAKDGTRHSGLEPPDIDRLLQELDPADRVKVPLAADTFIGHIHMRARSPETLMAFYLGVLGFRPHIQSATFGLFDCGTEERTHMVAFNIWARDELKEPPLGAAGLEHFTVVLPTREDLAAAARRLGDAQVPSLQTDGALDLSDPEGNRLRMVLASD
- a CDS encoding GNAT family N-acetyltransferase; amino-acid sequence: MQHLSSLTARPPHGYSDKELDAFVKLVVSEGEVSHHGLLERIKGARGLVMLYDGKKLVGTAAIKNPEPDYRTAVFAKSKSNADAAAYPVELGYVVVAESHRRHKLGWRLVDAALSFASGSAVFATTHSNNAAMRRILPARGFTANGSPYPATEHPGQEVHLFLRG
- a CDS encoding IS91 family transposase — protein: MRTSVEVADIFRAAGPAYRAAHAGHLSLIQLKVMSAIEHCRTAALGGHVEACEDCGQWRIAYNSCRNRHCPRCQGAAARTWLAEREADLLPVGYFHVVFTLPAEVAVIAFHNKALVYDLLFKAASETMLAIAADPKHLGARIGITAVLHTWGSAMTHHPHVHMIVPGGGITPDASRWISSRPAFLLPVRVLGKLFRRLFLTRLVALHDAGRLAFFGSAAHLADRRAFLRHLAPVKKKRWVVYAKPPFAGPGAVLAYLSRYTHRVAISNRRLIAFEEAGVTFRYKDYRRDGTDRQQVMTLATDEFIRRFLLHVLPRGFHRIRHYGLLAGSAHKASLARARELLGVAAPSDDHTPEPEDFRPPCSCCGGRMIVIEVFERWRRQPRGPPNASAPIRETAP
- a CDS encoding aminotransferase class V-fold PLP-dependent enzyme, whose product is MAAFTVAFIRLVLPPFAQDELMTMWKIGRDVVGNMYHWNGRLLPVEDLCALAREHDIITVVDGAQTFAQMPLSFRKLDCDIFVTSLHKWLGAPAGNGMLVVREGRKRN